A genomic region of Methanofastidiosum sp. contains the following coding sequences:
- a CDS encoding polyphosphate polymerase domain-containing protein, producing MEPIRKFNRFELKYLLSIEQVEELKKDLEKYLLLDDHGNSGTYAITSLYYDTEDYRFYWEKIEGIKFRRKLRIRFYETIDKLTEDSIVFVEIKQRTNKTVQKRRVALKYKDALLLCNERKIPPHDPRDSLVIEEILSMLINYNLKPTLITSYFRKAYVGSDYDIGLRITFDTNIRYRVNNLVLDSKEIGNFLISPDRSILEIKANERIPYWVTEVIGHRNYRLIRISKYCTGLEAAQKVPNYAYEVF from the coding sequence ATGGAGCCAATAAGGAAGTTCAACAGATTTGAATTAAAGTATCTCCTCTCGATAGAACAGGTAGAGGAGTTAAAGAAGGATCTGGAAAAATACCTCCTATTGGACGACCATGGAAACTCTGGAACTTACGCTATAACAAGCCTCTACTACGACACTGAAGACTATCGCTTCTACTGGGAGAAGATCGAAGGAATAAAGTTCAGGAGAAAACTAAGGATAAGATTCTACGAAACAATTGATAAATTAACTGAAGATTCAATTGTCTTTGTCGAGATAAAGCAGAGGACTAACAAAACTGTGCAGAAGAGGAGGGTTGCACTAAAATACAAAGATGCCCTTCTTCTTTGCAATGAAAGAAAGATCCCACCTCACGATCCAAGAGATTCTCTTGTGATAGAGGAAATTCTTTCAATGCTAATTAATTACAACTTAAAGCCCACACTAATTACAAGTTATTTTAGGAAGGCTTATGTCGGCTCTGACTACGATATCGGCCTTAGGATAACTTTTGACACAAACATAAGGTATAGGGTAAATAATCTTGTCTTGGATTCCAAAGAGATAGGAAATTTCCTTATCTCTCCTGACAGATCAATTCTAGAAATTAAGGCAAATGAAAGGATACCCTACTGGGTGACTGAAGTCATAGGGCACAGGAACTATAGGCTTATTAGAATTAGTAAATACTGCACAGGATTAGAGGCGGCGCAAAAGGTTCCAAATTACGCTTATGAGGTGTTTTAA
- a CDS encoding DUF4956 domain-containing protein — protein MANLLDEIFNFQDLSGTFSTTDVVLGLTLSFVLVSFIGWIYQKTHKGASYTQSYVQTLVLMALVVDIIMLVVGSNIARAFSLVGALSIIRFRNAMKETRDVGFIFFAMAIGMSTGTKFYFLSIVATIIIGMIIYIMYRFDWYSRPLTSQILKIQVNNEVDFQKLFDDTFVKYTESSDLISVDSVRSGMLTELVYSVKLKKNSDKHKFLSSIKTLNGNLKVTLITGYNTTDL, from the coding sequence ATGGCAAATTTATTGGATGAAATTTTTAATTTTCAGGATTTGAGCGGTACTTTTTCCACAACAGATGTAGTGCTAGGACTAACACTTTCTTTTGTGTTGGTCTCATTTATCGGGTGGATATACCAGAAGACTCACAAGGGTGCGTCCTATACCCAGAGTTATGTCCAGACACTAGTGCTTATGGCGCTTGTCGTTGACATAATAATGCTTGTTGTGGGATCAAACATAGCTAGGGCATTCTCCCTTGTAGGGGCGCTATCTATAATAAGATTTAGAAATGCTATGAAGGAGACAAGGGATGTTGGATTCATATTCTTTGCAATGGCGATAGGGATGTCAACAGGAACAAAGTTCTACTTCCTTTCGATAGTTGCTACAATAATAATAGGTATGATCATCTACATCATGTATAGATTTGACTGGTATTCAAGGCCACTTACAAGCCAGATACTAAAGATACAGGTCAATAACGAAGTAGACTTCCAGAAGTTATTTGACGATACATTTGTCAAGTACACTGAATCATCTGACCTGATAAGTGTCGACTCTGTTAGGTCTGGTATGCTCACTGAACTTGTATATAGTGTTAAACTAAAGAAAAACTCTGACAAACACAAGTTTTTGAGTTCGATAAAGACACTAAACGGCAACTTAAAGGTCACGCTGATCACTGGATACAACACAACTGACCTTTGA
- the mtnA gene encoding S-methyl-5-thioribose-1-phosphate isomerase, with translation MKTIYFEDNMVKYIDQTLLPNEYKVVSCTDVKKLEVAIKTLAIRGAPAIGVAGAYGIVLGALSYNGNNKDDFFKIIKDSENIKNARPTAVNLMWAVERMMRHFASIKNNSIEEIKKELVLEAERIRKEDAEINRQMGQYGHPLISTGDGVLTHCNAGALATSEYGTALGVIRAAVEAGKKIRVYSDETRPLLQGARLTTWELKEDGIPVTLICDNMAGISMRRGLIQKVIVGADRIAMNGDAANKIGTYQVAVLAKENNIPFYIAAPISTFDPKAKTGEDIPIEERDKEEVTHLGGKRIATEGIDVFNPAFDVTPAKYISGIITERGVLKPPYEKSIKELFDNSC, from the coding sequence ATTAAAACTATTTATTTTGAAGATAATATGGTCAAATATATAGACCAGACGCTTTTGCCAAATGAGTATAAAGTTGTATCTTGTACAGATGTTAAGAAACTGGAAGTTGCCATAAAGACCCTAGCTATCAGAGGCGCACCTGCAATCGGCGTTGCAGGGGCATATGGCATAGTCCTAGGGGCTTTAAGCTACAACGGAAATAATAAGGATGATTTTTTCAAAATAATTAAAGATTCTGAAAATATAAAAAATGCTAGGCCCACTGCAGTAAATCTCATGTGGGCAGTTGAGCGGATGATGCGTCATTTTGCCTCTATAAAAAATAACTCAATTGAAGAAATTAAAAAAGAGCTCGTTCTAGAGGCCGAAAGGATAAGGAAGGAAGATGCAGAGATTAATAGACAAATGGGGCAGTATGGGCACCCCCTTATTTCCACTGGAGATGGAGTACTTACTCATTGTAATGCTGGAGCACTTGCAACTTCTGAGTACGGGACCGCACTTGGGGTGATCAGGGCCGCCGTTGAAGCTGGAAAGAAGATTAGAGTCTACTCAGATGAAACAAGGCCGCTTTTACAAGGTGCAAGGCTAACTACATGGGAGTTAAAAGAGGACGGAATACCTGTAACTTTGATATGTGATAACATGGCCGGGATTTCCATGAGAAGAGGATTGATTCAGAAGGTAATAGTTGGGGCAGATAGAATCGCCATGAACGGGGACGCCGCGAATAAGATTGGAACCTACCAAGTAGCAGTTTTAGCTAAAGAAAATAACATTCCGTTTTACATTGCAGCGCCCATTTCTACATTTGACCCAAAAGCAAAAACAGGCGAAGATATACCTATAGAAGAGAGAGACAAGGAAGAAGTGACCCATCTTGGCGGCAAGAGGATAGCAACAGAAGGGATAGATGTTTTTAATCCTGCTTTTGATGTTACACCTGCAAAATATATATCAGGCATAATAACTGAAAGAGGCGTATTAAAGCCCCCTTATGAGAAGAGCATCAAGGAATTATTTGATAATTCTTGCTAG
- a CDS encoding CDP-2,3-bis-(O-geranylgeranyl)-sn-glycerol synthase, giving the protein MIEITPLLIFNIIWFILPPYIANMAPAVWGGGPPLDGGRVLSDGRRLFGKGKTIKGTFVGILAGIIISLLQHIALPFPSLGYAILRGFLMGAGAIGGDIFGSFIKRRVNIESGNAAPLLDQLDFMLGAIILVAPLGLPSFEVVLISIIITPFVHFVSNVVWYLAGKKEVWW; this is encoded by the coding sequence ATGATCGAAATAACGCCTCTTTTGATATTCAATATTATCTGGTTTATACTGCCACCTTACATTGCTAATATGGCACCGGCCGTTTGGGGAGGAGGCCCCCCACTTGATGGCGGTAGGGTTCTTTCTGATGGTAGAAGGTTGTTTGGTAAAGGAAAGACAATAAAAGGAACTTTTGTAGGAATCCTGGCAGGTATAATAATAAGCCTTTTGCAGCATATAGCACTGCCATTCCCCTCTTTAGGTTATGCCATCCTAAGGGGATTTCTGATGGGTGCTGGTGCAATTGGTGGGGACATATTTGGAAGTTTCATAAAAAGGAGAGTAAATATAGAAAGTGGTAATGCAGCGCCTTTACTAGATCAGCTTGATTTCATGTTAGGTGCAATAATACTAGTTGCGCCCCTAGGGCTTCCCTCTTTTGAAGTTGTCCTCATATCTATTATAATAACTCCGTTTGTCCACTTTGTTTCAAATGTTGTATGGTATCTTGCCGGTAAAAAAGAAGTCTGGTGGTAA
- a CDS encoding tRNA (adenine-N1)-methyltransferase has protein sequence MAENDRVLLLDPRGKKYLITVTSKIFHTNLGKLDLSELVGKSYGDKLKSHMGKSFSILKPNLIDYIYMMKKMPQTINPDDACQVIANTGISSGDTVVEAGAGSGAMTLILSYTVFPGKVYSYDINERFLKVAKENIDIYGKGNVEFKLKDIYEGIDERDVDLISLDLPEPYRVVGHAYEALRAGGFIFSFSPCIEQVIDFRREISKYDYSEVRTIETIIREYEVKEKGTRPKTRMLGHTGYMSFARKA, from the coding sequence ATAGCAGAAAATGATAGGGTCTTACTGTTGGATCCAAGAGGAAAAAAATACCTTATTACAGTTACAAGCAAAATATTCCATACAAATCTAGGCAAGCTTGATCTTTCTGAGCTTGTAGGGAAGTCTTATGGAGATAAACTTAAATCCCACATGGGAAAGAGCTTTTCGATTCTAAAACCAAATCTGATTGATTATATCTACATGATGAAAAAGATGCCACAGACAATTAACCCTGACGACGCATGCCAGGTTATTGCAAATACTGGTATCTCTTCTGGGGATACTGTTGTCGAGGCAGGCGCGGGGTCAGGTGCCATGACGTTGATATTATCTTATACAGTATTCCCTGGAAAGGTCTATTCTTACGATATTAATGAAAGATTCCTAAAAGTTGCTAAAGAGAATATTGATATATATGGCAAAGGAAACGTCGAATTTAAGCTAAAGGATATCTATGAAGGGATAGACGAGAGAGATGTTGACCTTATTTCTCTAGACCTACCTGAACCATATAGGGTCGTTGGTCATGCATATGAAGCTTTGAGAGCAGGTGGATTCATATTCTCATTTTCTCCATGCATTGAGCAGGTCATTGATTTTAGAAGAGAAATATCTAAGTATGATTATTCCGAAGTAAGAACAATTGAGACCATAATCAGAGAGTATGAGGTCAAAGAAAAAGGAACAAGGCCAAAGACTAGAATGCTGGGGCATACCGGGTACATGTCATTTGCACGAAAAGCTTAA
- a CDS encoding DUF131 domain-containing protein, with protein MYFERLIPLGFIFILIGILIIVAGTFLSSFKGYSESHIETGGVIFIGPIPILFGNSRPLIFISIAGAVILMVVYYLISRGDIIR; from the coding sequence ATGTATTTTGAGAGACTTATTCCCTTAGGATTTATTTTTATTTTAATAGGGATCTTAATTATCGTGGCGGGAACTTTTTTGTCTTCATTTAAGGGGTATTCAGAGAGTCACATTGAAACGGGAGGGGTAATATTTATTGGCCCAATTCCTATACTCTTTGGGAACTCTAGACCTCTTATATTTATATCCATAGCAGGTGCAGTTATTCTTATGGTCGTTTATTACTTAATTTCAAGGGGGGATATAATACGATAG
- a CDS encoding protein translocase subunit SecF, producing the protein MATFEKIFDKIDVTNYNYKKLVIFPLILVLMSVVFIATFGINLGVDLRGGTLATVQGVEYTPEIQNYLITNLGDSTIKVRSIFSPLTEGFIVETGPDVDSAKLISLINQRYPDVAISVQNIGPSLGASFLEQGTQAVLFAFLFMAIVVFLAFRIPIPSAAVVFSAFSDMLIALGFMSITGIELSRYTIAAVLMLIGYSVDTDILLTARVIKEKGENVNEKVRTAMKTGLTMTFTTLAALSALYIFSTSDVLDDIAIVLIFGLIGDLMMTWLFNAGVLKWYALRRQKGGE; encoded by the coding sequence ATGGCGACCTTTGAAAAAATATTTGATAAAATTGATGTAACAAATTATAATTATAAAAAACTAGTAATATTCCCATTAATTTTAGTTTTAATGTCTGTAGTATTCATAGCTACTTTTGGCATTAACTTAGGTGTTGATTTAAGAGGTGGGACACTTGCAACAGTTCAGGGAGTTGAATACACTCCTGAAATTCAAAATTATCTTATTACAAACTTAGGGGATTCTACAATTAAAGTTAGATCAATTTTCAGCCCACTTACAGAAGGGTTTATTGTGGAAACTGGGCCTGATGTTGATTCTGCAAAGTTAATCAGCTTGATCAATCAGAGGTATCCTGATGTTGCTATAAGCGTACAGAATATAGGCCCCTCCCTAGGAGCTTCATTTTTAGAACAGGGTACTCAAGCTGTATTGTTTGCATTTCTATTTATGGCAATTGTTGTCTTTTTGGCCTTCAGAATACCCATACCCTCTGCAGCAGTTGTCTTCTCAGCATTTTCAGATATGCTTATTGCTCTTGGATTTATGTCCATTACAGGAATTGAGCTTTCAAGATACACTATAGCTGCAGTCTTGATGTTAATCGGTTACTCTGTCGATACGGATATTCTTCTTACGGCAAGAGTGATTAAAGAGAAAGGGGAAAATGTAAATGAAAAGGTAAGGACCGCTATGAAAACAGGGCTTACCATGACTTTTACTACTCTTGCTGCATTGAGTGCCCTTTACATATTCTCCACTTCTGATGTCCTTGATGACATTGCAATTGTTCTAATATTCGGTCTAATTGGGGATCTTATGATGACATGGCTATTCAATGCCGGAGTTTTGAAATGGTATGCACTAAGAAGGCAGAAAGGAGGCGAATAA
- a CDS encoding MMPL family transporter translates to MSKILKNGRVLILILAVIFSVTAIYFNGISTGLDLEGGTLVTLELERAVTTDVMEDTVTRLELRLNRLGISDVNVRPWGESNIMVEVSGTSAEKEASVIKILQEQGVYEARIDGVVAVKGSDIIRVDAPEIVQSRYQAVTEWKVPFTITKEAGQNFANVAKGKGGYPVDMFLDRPANSVIVMNKNIYNSLTASTLDLNISGLDANVSIPQIQDPFPIEKRIGDDIKLLTFNNSSEIPTLLKTYVGDKERVIVLATEEEVGRDTLNQIGDMGFKTDRETRAENESDYTYFTRVVGLMSSPRLSDDLATGEASATPAYVITGTSATPAEAAKETSSLKIILQSGALPVATNIAGKSFISPTLGSEFIRQVLIAGLAALIAVAAIVFIRYRKIFISLPIIMISFSEIIIILGVASVIHWTIDLAAMAGIIAAIGTGVDHQIVITDESIMEKGGEKRKRKSIKKRVEHAFFIIFTSAFTTIGAMAPLAYLSLGMLRGFAVTTIIGLLIGITITRPAYGNIAKILLKNQ, encoded by the coding sequence ATGAGCAAGATTCTAAAAAATGGTAGGGTTCTCATATTAATACTTGCAGTCATATTTTCAGTTACTGCAATTTATTTTAACGGCATATCCACAGGTCTTGACCTTGAAGGTGGAACATTAGTTACACTAGAACTTGAAAGGGCTGTTACAACTGATGTAATGGAGGATACAGTTACAAGGCTTGAGTTGAGATTAAACAGGCTTGGTATCTCTGATGTAAATGTTAGACCTTGGGGAGAATCAAATATAATGGTAGAAGTTTCAGGGACTTCTGCAGAAAAAGAAGCGAGTGTAATCAAAATTCTTCAAGAACAAGGGGTATACGAGGCTAGAATTGACGGAGTTGTTGCTGTAAAAGGTTCAGACATTATAAGGGTAGATGCTCCCGAAATAGTTCAATCAAGATATCAAGCTGTTACTGAATGGAAAGTGCCGTTTACTATTACAAAAGAAGCAGGTCAGAACTTTGCAAATGTTGCTAAAGGTAAAGGGGGATACCCAGTTGATATGTTTCTTGATAGACCAGCTAACTCAGTTATTGTCATGAACAAGAACATTTACAATTCACTTACCGCTTCCACACTAGATTTAAATATTTCAGGACTTGATGCAAATGTTTCAATTCCTCAGATACAGGATCCTTTCCCCATTGAAAAGAGGATTGGAGACGACATAAAATTACTTACATTCAACAACAGTTCTGAAATCCCGACACTTTTGAAAACTTATGTGGGAGATAAGGAAAGAGTAATTGTCCTTGCAACAGAAGAAGAAGTTGGAAGGGACACTCTAAATCAGATAGGAGACATGGGATTCAAAACAGACAGGGAAACTAGAGCAGAAAATGAAAGCGATTATACTTACTTTACTAGGGTAGTTGGGCTTATGAGCTCACCAAGGCTCTCTGATGATCTCGCTACAGGGGAAGCTTCTGCCACACCGGCATATGTTATTACTGGAACTTCAGCAACTCCTGCTGAAGCTGCAAAAGAAACTTCATCACTTAAAATTATACTTCAGTCAGGTGCACTGCCAGTCGCAACAAACATTGCTGGAAAAAGTTTTATTTCTCCAACTCTAGGTTCAGAATTCATTAGACAAGTTTTAATCGCAGGCCTTGCAGCTCTCATTGCAGTAGCGGCAATTGTCTTCATAAGATATAGAAAAATTTTCATTTCATTGCCAATAATAATGATATCGTTCTCTGAGATCATTATTATACTTGGGGTTGCATCAGTTATTCACTGGACAATAGACCTTGCAGCAATGGCAGGTATAATTGCGGCAATCGGTACCGGAGTAGACCACCAGATAGTTATTACAGATGAATCTATAATGGAAAAGGGTGGAGAGAAGAGGAAAAGAAAGAGCATCAAGAAAAGAGTAGAACATGCCTTCTTTATTATATTCACCTCAGCCTTTACAACAATAGGTGCAATGGCACCTCTTGCATACCTAAGTTTGGGAATGCTTAGAGGATTTGCAGTGACTACAATAATAGGTCTTTTGATCGGTATAACAATCACAAGACCTGCATATGGAAATATAGCAAAAATATTATTAAAAAATCAATAA
- a CDS encoding DUF835 domain-containing protein, producing the protein MEKDDFNILIVDDEINIRESLKLILETEGYNVFDAESGEEAVNQLQSKKIDLVLLDLKMKGISGEETLKQIKDINPEVMVIILTGYATLDSSLEAIKYGAYDYLKKPVSVNEIKRLIFKAYDHWKLSALVKHYNTELKQRYVKRNKELISVITLSEKLREIDSLDKGAKLIVDTIHDAVGFDKVCFYSVNGGGTPRILNRIGFNSKESKKLLEIYDNHVNKKQNLPSKTSFISPIFFEKDIIGALYVEKLNSSLEQEDENLITLISGEATSFLLRFKYNIVTNGEEEAPFPIKHQIPQGRSFIVYEDKYEKSFEIFKDLITHNISGLAITRTPPESLKKNYDIEKTPFIWLSKIEGPNTISPIYLNSIMNLITDFINKGKDSVVIIEGLEYLVSQNNFDIVLKFIQALRDLVIVENSRLIIPLNKAAVTPKEIAQLEKELEVLKLKN; encoded by the coding sequence ATGGAAAAGGATGATTTCAATATCTTAATAGTAGACGATGAGATAAATATAAGGGAAAGCCTAAAGCTAATTTTAGAAACAGAAGGCTACAATGTATTTGATGCTGAAAGTGGCGAAGAAGCGGTTAATCAATTACAGAGTAAAAAAATAGATTTAGTTCTCCTTGACTTGAAAATGAAGGGAATATCCGGAGAAGAAACATTAAAGCAAATTAAGGATATTAATCCTGAAGTAATGGTTATAATTTTGACGGGATACGCAACTCTTGACTCTTCACTTGAAGCTATTAAATACGGGGCATATGATTACCTTAAAAAACCTGTCAGCGTGAACGAAATAAAGCGTCTTATTTTCAAAGCATATGATCATTGGAAACTATCCGCCCTAGTCAAGCACTATAATACTGAGCTAAAACAGAGATATGTAAAAAGAAATAAAGAACTAATCTCAGTAATAACTTTATCAGAAAAGCTAAGGGAAATTGATTCCTTAGATAAAGGGGCAAAGCTTATCGTTGACACAATTCACGATGCAGTCGGATTTGATAAGGTTTGTTTTTATTCAGTCAATGGGGGCGGAACTCCAAGAATTTTAAATAGAATTGGATTTAATTCAAAGGAATCAAAAAAACTACTTGAAATTTACGATAATCATGTCAACAAAAAACAAAATCTTCCTTCAAAAACTAGTTTTATTTCACCTATATTTTTTGAAAAAGATATAATTGGAGCATTGTATGTAGAGAAATTAAATTCTTCTCTAGAGCAAGAAGATGAAAATCTAATTACATTAATCTCCGGAGAAGCCACTTCATTTCTTTTGAGGTTTAAGTATAACATTGTTACAAACGGAGAAGAAGAGGCTCCTTTCCCAATTAAACATCAAATCCCTCAAGGGAGGTCATTTATAGTATACGAGGATAAATATGAAAAGAGCTTTGAAATTTTTAAAGATCTTATAACACACAATATCTCTGGCCTCGCAATAACAAGAACCCCTCCAGAGTCTTTAAAGAAAAATTATGACATTGAAAAAACGCCTTTTATTTGGTTATCAAAAATAGAAGGCCCAAATACTATTTCTCCAATCTACCTTAATAGTATCATGAATCTAATAACTGATTTTATCAATAAAGGAAAAGATTCTGTTGTTATAATTGAGGGGCTTGAATATCTTGTATCTCAAAATAATTTTGACATAGTCTTGAAATTTATCCAAGCCTTAAGAGATCTAGTTATAGTTGAAAATTCAAGATTGATTATCCCCTTAAATAAAGCTGCCGTCACTCCAAAAGAAATAGCACAGTTAGAAAAAGAGCTTGAAGTCCTTAAGTTAAAAAATTGA
- a CDS encoding PAS domain-containing sensor histidine kinase, translated as MSKNQMAHSSEFSPSNSTFNVCISKNFAMPMAEIADDKLIYFNEALIDMTGFSKEEMKNISFSDLLCRNEKDNILAILNSKNKESIFSYTTNSSLLRKNGENIPCEIKLDFLDRDGKKTVLASFKEIDKTKGINLSPLISEKLDSIKRLSASLSHEINNPLNVIVNYMYIIENTKDEDKRKKYIKTVNYEVERIAGILNWLLDFSSYMHGEISAIDIGNEVKRAIELVENDFRSKNILISYKESGECIVPFTEGQLQRAITNLLLNAKDAVLNINHNATIIIDTIKHEDYIEIKVSDNGIGIPPENLERIFDPFYTTKSFTNNRGIGLPMTHRIIESHGGKIYVDSALNNGTTVRIVLPRGQINGKG; from the coding sequence TTGAGTAAGAATCAAATGGCACATAGTAGCGAATTTTCTCCATCAAATAGTACATTTAATGTATGTATCTCAAAAAATTTTGCCATGCCAATGGCCGAAATAGCAGATGATAAATTAATTTACTTTAACGAGGCTTTAATAGATATGACGGGATTTTCAAAAGAGGAGATGAAAAATATCTCCTTTTCAGATTTATTATGTCGTAATGAAAAAGATAACATATTGGCTATTTTGAATTCAAAGAATAAAGAAAGTATTTTTTCATATACTACAAATAGCTCTCTACTTAGGAAGAATGGAGAAAATATCCCTTGTGAAATAAAATTAGATTTTTTAGATAGAGATGGCAAGAAAACGGTATTAGCATCATTTAAAGAAATTGATAAAACTAAGGGCATCAATCTCTCCCCGTTAATTTCTGAGAAACTTGATTCAATAAAAAGACTTTCAGCTAGCCTTTCTCATGAGATTAATAATCCTTTAAATGTGATTGTTAATTACATGTACATAATTGAAAATACCAAAGATGAAGATAAAAGAAAAAAATATATTAAGACAGTAAACTATGAAGTTGAAAGAATAGCTGGCATCTTAAACTGGCTTTTAGATTTTTCATCCTATATGCATGGAGAAATTTCCGCAATAGATATTGGAAACGAGGTCAAAAGAGCAATTGAATTAGTTGAAAATGATTTTAGATCAAAAAATATACTAATCTCTTACAAAGAATCTGGCGAGTGCATAGTACCATTCACCGAAGGTCAGCTTCAAAGAGCTATTACTAATCTGCTATTAAATGCCAAAGACGCCGTTCTTAATATTAATCACAATGCAACTATAATAATAGATACTATAAAACATGAGGACTACATCGAAATTAAAGTTTCAGATAATGGTATAGGGATACCTCCAGAAAATCTTGAAAGAATCTTTGATCCATTCTACACAACAAAATCTTTTACAAATAATAGGGGAATTGGTCTTCCAATGACTCATCGTATAATAGAATCTCATGGTGGCAAAATCTATGTTGATAGTGCCTTGAACAATGGAACTACTGTTAGAATTGTTCTCCCAAGGGGGCAAATTAATGGAAAAGGATGA
- a CDS encoding aldehyde ferredoxin oxidoreductase family protein — MPHIEKLLEIDLDTEKIETKKLEKKTVSKFIGGRGIGVKLLYDMLPPNTEPFSSENILIFTTGPITGTVVPLSGRHVVISKSPLTGTIFDSSAGGFFGRELRMAGYDVVVIKGASEKPVFIEIDNGEVNIKNASGIWGKNVKETTSILSNDGYRVSCIGKAGEKLIPISSIMSEYTHACGRGGLGAVMGSKRLKAFVVKGKKEIKVSDSEKMKKYIAESMRLLNASPVASKGLAYYGTPSLVNLINTMRIMPTDNFRKVHFENAYKVSGEYISENYDVKKKTCYNCFIACKREDRKTNMEIPEYETIAMFGPNSMNDDIDKIIKANYICNDYGVDTISAGNAVSCYIELEGKKDIEKPLKEIVEGGPLSQGSFRYSKSKGKEGSSMSVKGLEIPGYDPRGVLGLALSYATSNRGACHLRAYMVGPEILGKPKLIDRLSFSGKSGLIQIFQNISASVHSLVMCQFSSFALSEEEYANLLSAAVGEVYTSEEFIKTGERIYNLERLFNLREDMTYAEDTLPERFFGKDGISKEEFNSVLGEYYTYRGWVKGIPTMERLESLDLKNEGKFLCGKK, encoded by the coding sequence TTGCCTCACATAGAAAAACTTCTTGAGATAGATCTAGATACTGAAAAAATAGAAACTAAAAAACTTGAAAAAAAAACTGTTTCTAAGTTCATTGGTGGGAGGGGCATTGGTGTAAAATTGTTATATGATATGCTCCCACCAAATACTGAGCCATTTTCGTCAGAGAACATCCTAATTTTTACTACTGGACCCATCACAGGTACTGTAGTTCCCCTTTCAGGTAGGCACGTTGTTATTTCCAAATCTCCGCTCACAGGCACTATTTTTGATTCAAGTGCCGGCGGTTTTTTTGGTAGAGAGCTCAGAATGGCCGGATATGATGTAGTTGTAATCAAAGGAGCTTCAGAAAAACCAGTCTTTATAGAAATTGATAATGGTGAAGTTAATATAAAGAATGCATCAGGAATTTGGGGCAAAAATGTCAAGGAAACTACATCAATATTATCAAATGATGGTTATAGAGTATCTTGTATAGGAAAAGCCGGTGAAAAATTAATACCCATTTCTTCTATTATGAGCGAATATACACATGCTTGTGGTAGAGGCGGACTCGGGGCAGTAATGGGCTCAAAGAGATTAAAGGCATTTGTTGTTAAGGGAAAAAAAGAAATTAAGGTATCTGATAGCGAAAAAATGAAAAAATACATAGCAGAGTCAATGAGACTCTTAAATGCTTCCCCTGTTGCATCAAAAGGATTGGCATACTATGGCACCCCTTCACTTGTAAATCTAATTAATACTATGAGGATAATGCCAACAGATAATTTTAGAAAGGTTCATTTTGAAAATGCCTACAAAGTATCCGGAGAATATATCTCAGAAAACTATGATGTCAAAAAGAAAACATGTTATAACTGTTTTATAGCATGCAAACGTGAGGATAGAAAAACAAACATGGAGATACCGGAATATGAAACTATAGCAATGTTTGGCCCTAACTCTATGAACGATGATATTGACAAAATAATAAAGGCAAATTATATCTGTAATGATTATGGTGTTGATACCATTTCTGCAGGGAATGCTGTAAGCTGTTATATAGAACTAGAAGGTAAAAAGGATATTGAGAAACCACTAAAGGAGATAGTTGAAGGTGGACCTTTGAGCCAAGGCTCTTTTAGATATTCAAAGAGTAAAGGGAAAGAAGGATCGTCGATGTCTGTAAAAGGGCTAGAAATACCCGGTTACGATCCAAGAGGCGTTCTGGGTCTTGCACTAAGTTATGCTACTTCCAATAGAGGTGCATGCCACTTAAGGGCTTATATGGTTGGGCCAGAGATATTGGGTAAACCTAAGTTAATCGATAGATTATCATTTTCTGGTAAAAGTGGCCTCATACAGATATTTCAAAATATTTCTGCAAGTGTTCACTCTTTGGTAATGTGTCAATTTTCTTCTTTTGCATTGTCTGAAGAAGAGTATGCAAATTTATTATCTGCAGCAGTTGGAGAGGTTTATACCTCTGAAGAATTTATAAAAACTGGAGAGAGGATTTATAATCTTGAAAGATTGTTCAATCTTAGGGAAGACATGACCTATGCCGAAGATACGCTACCGGAAAGGTTTTTTGGTAAAGATGGAATATCAAAAGAAGAATTTAATTCAGTACTTGGGGAATATTACACTTACAGAGGGTGGGTCAAAGGAATCCCAACAATGGAAAGATTGGAGTCGCTTGATTTGAAAAATGAAGGGAAATTTTTATGTGGAAAGAAATAG